From the genome of Miscanthus floridulus cultivar M001 chromosome 10, ASM1932011v1, whole genome shotgun sequence, one region includes:
- the LOC136487221 gene encoding putative disease resistance RPP13-like protein 1: MSVPVPKGFSELTNLRSLSGFPVHVDMDASNSWCSLQELEPLSQLRDLTLYGIEKVQDSRMAEKAMISSKRHLQYLKLNYSASGHTIGTCGAEAEQQQQQSVTEEILEKLCPPTCLESFILRGGYVGRRLPDWMCAPESADFKSLRYLMMENLPCCTQLPDGLCCLPSLEGLTIKDAPAIKRIGPQFQASSSVAARGSTASTSAPFPKLRNLQLIGLCEWEEWEWNDCEEHMDVETAIAMPCLERLQIKNCKLSCLPPGLASTKRHTLRELYLYELTNLTHVENIPSVVKLDVFDCPELKKLTALDSRLQKIRIVCCTKLEVLEGVPALDSLVLEDPTMDTLPEYLQAVNPRYLKLDCNKKLYESSSSPGSSEWDKISHIGKRDINCIEDSDTSSDGYSEED; encoded by the coding sequence ATGTCAGTGCCTGTGCCTAAGGGGTTCAGTGAGTTAACAAATCTGAGGTCACTTTCTGGCTTCCCAGTACACGTGGACATGGATGCAAGCAATAGCTGGTGCAGTTTGCAAGAGCTGGAGCCTCTCTCTCAGCTTAGGGATCTTACATTATATGGCATAGAGAAGGTGCAGGACAGCCGGATGGCTGAAAAGGCCATGATTAGCAGCAAGCGCCACCTTCAGTATCTAAAGTTGAACTATAGTGCAAGTGGACATACTATAGGGACATGTGGTGCTgaggcagagcagcagcagcaacagagtgTGACCGAGGAAATCTTGGAAAAGCTCTGCCCTCCAACCTGCCTGGAGAGTTTTATTTTGAGAGGGGGATACGTTGGTCGCCGGCTACCGGACTGGATGTGTGCTCCAGAGTCGGCGGACTTTAAGAGCCTAAGGTATTTGATGATGGAGAACCTGCCTTGCTGCACCCAGCTCCCTGATGGTCTGTGCTGCCTCCCAAGTCTAGAAGGACTGACCATCAAAGATGCGCCAGCCATCAAGCGTATTGGCCCCCAATTCCAAGCGTCATCCTCCGTGGCAGCTAGAGGTTCCACTGCTAGTACATCTGCACCGTTTCCTAAACTGAGAAATCTGCAATTGATTGGGCTATGTGAGTGGGAAGAGTGGGAATGGAACGACTGTGAGGAGCATATGGATGTGGAAACTGCCATAGCCATGCCTTGTCTGGAGAGACTCCAAATCAAAAACTGCAAGCTGAGCTGTCTTCCACCAGGCCTCGCCAGCACCAAGAGGCATACTCTTAGAGAACTATACCTTTACGAGCTCACCAACCTGACACATGTGGAGAACATCCCTTCAGTCGTGAAACTTGATGTGTTTGACTGCCCTGAGCTGAAGAAGCTCACAGCACTCGACAGCAGGTTGCAGAAGATTAGGATCGTTTGCTGCACAAAGCTGGAGGTTCTAGAAGGTGTACCAGCACTCGACAGCCTCGTACTGGAGGACCCCACCATGGACACCCTCCCAGAATACCTGCAAGCTGTAAACCCAAGGTATCTCAAGTTGGATTGCAACAAGAAGCTATACGAATCTTCCTCATCTCCAGGTAGCTCCGAATGGGACAAGATCAGCCACATTGGAAAACGCGACATCAACTGCATCGAAGATTCAGATACAAGTTCGGATGGATATTCAGAGGAAGACTGA